GGCATCTGTATACGGTTTTGACTCCGTTACCACTATCGGATACTTATCTCCATACCTTCTTCTAAACTTAAAACCATCTACCTGCCTCACAGTCATAACGAAATTGGAAAAATCAATGGTTACTACAAAATTCTCAAACAATGAGTGACCAAATATGCCATGAATAGGTACACCCATAAACTCCGATAAGTGCAATATATCTTCACTCAGTACTACTACATTTTGCCGATAGCCTGTTATTTTACCTAATTTAAATTCATGGTCAATAGACACCTTAGCTAATAAAGACTCCCCTTCTCCTGCTCCGTAAATAGCTACTTCTCTCACATATTCCAAACCTAACTTTTCCGCCACGCTTGGCTCCGTTATAAAAATGGAGCTTACGCCTGTGTCTAAAATAAAATTCAGTGTATCGGAATCGTCCAATACCACTGGAACCACAATAAGATTAGAGTAAACTTTGAATGGTATTGAATAAAACTTCTTCCCTCCATTAATATGAAAGCCGTAGTTTTCTACTTTTTTGCTCTTTTTTTTCCAAAACTGTGCCATGGTGTTCATAGAAAACACCATTAAAATGCTAGTCAGCATTAGGGCTGTTATGGAAGATAGCTTTTTCATTAATTATTATAAGTACAACTAGATATACCTTTCGTTGCATATCCAATTAGAACAATCTAATCCAAAAATACCGAAAGCATAGGTAAATCAAGTGGAAATGCGGAACTTTGTACTGGAATGGGAGACAAGAAAATTGACATACGAGGCCTAAGTAAAATCAAATTAACAGATTGGTTTTTAGCCGAAGGCGAAAAGAATTTTAGAGCCAATCAAGTTTGGGAATGGCTTTGGCAAAAATCTGCCATAAGTTTTGAAGAAATGTCCAACCTTTCTATAGGGCTTAGAGATAAGTTAAATGAGCATTTTGTCATCAATCCTGTACGTATAGATAGCTCCCAATTTAGCTCCGACCGTACTATAAAATCTGGTTTTAAACTTTTTGACGGCCATTTGGTAGAAGGAGTTTTAATTCCTACGCCAAAAAGAATGACCGCCTGCGTTTCTTCGCAAGTTGGCTGTTCATTAAGCTGTAAATTTTGTGCTACTGGCTACATGAAAAAAGAGCGAAACCTAACAGCAGCAGAGATTTACGACCAAGTAGTTTTAATAAAAAAGCAAGCCGAAGATAACTATCAAGCCCCACTTACCAATGTGGTTTATATGGGCATGGGTGAGCCACTATTAAATTATGCTGGCACCTTGGGTTCTATTGAAAAGTTAACCGCTCCAGATGGTTTAAACTGGTCACCAAAACGAATTACGGTTTCTACGGCTGGTATAGCCAAAATGATAAGGAAACTGGGAGACGATAAGGTCAAGTTTAATTTGGCTCTTTCTCTTCATGCCGCTAATGACGAGAAGCGTAACCAAATAATGCCTATTAACGAGAGTAATACCTTGGCTAATTTAAGAGATGCTCTAAACTATTTTTACCAAGAAACTGGTAATCAGATAACTTTAGAATACATTGTTTTTCATGGTTTTAACGACAAACTAGAAGACGCTCAAGAATTATTAGATTTTGTAAAACGAGTACCCTCTAAAGTTAATATTATAGAGTATAACCCTATAGCTGAGGCAAACTATCAAAACGCCGATACGGAAGCTATAGATAAGTTTGCCAATTTTTTAGAGAAGCGTGGAGTTACGGTTAACGTAAGAAGAAGCCGAGGAAAAGACATAGATGCTGCCTGCGGCCAACTGGCTATTAAAGAGCAATAATAGACTTTAAAAATCCCTTAAGTCCATTTTTATTACGCCCTCGTCATTCGCCTTTATAGCGGAAATAATACGATTAGCCGTACAAACTCGAAGTAACATCTCCTTCGGTTGCATGGCTCTGCTCCTATTCTCCATTACTCCTCTAGAGAAGTCATCAAAATAATCTCCCTTAAATACGACAGAATAATTAATGTTTTTTTCACTGAACAAATGCTTTATATACTCCGTGCAGTCCTCAGGTTTTTGAAATGATATCTCACAAACTAAACCTGGAAACAAGCCTTCAATAACCTCTGTTGTCTGCACTTTCTTTTCACAACTTACCTCCTCCTTAACTCTAATAAGAATATTTAATTTCGAGAAATTAAAGTATAGAAAAGCCGCCACTTTCTTTAGATAATGAATACGCTCAATGTTCTCATACGCTAAACCTATCAAAACTTTATTTTCAATACTTAATGCATGATTTTTAGGCACCACCACTAGGCCTCCTTTGTAGTATTTATATAACAATGCTAAAAAACTGCCAATACCTGCAGTTTTACCTAAACCATCAAGTCCTACTATATTTAGAAAATAATGAGAATCATTAAGATGGCTTATCAAACTTAATTTACTCCCTTTTTCGAAAATTATAATCCTAATTTCACGAGCCCCGCAAAGACTTACATTCAACTCTTTGTGAAGATTATCTAGCTTTATTTTGACTTCATTATAAGACATATTTTCCACTAGGTGAATAATGTCGATGTCAACCTTAAAGCTCCATGCATTAAACAGAAGCATTTCTAATGCGGCGTCCGCTGTTTCAGAAAAATCTGTGCAGAAAGAGACTTTCAGATTCGATTTCATAATTTAAAAAGAACAGATTTAGTAGAATTAAAAGCATAACAAATACGCAAAAAACACACGATAATACCACCCTACCGAAAAGGTTTTATTTTACGGTCAGCAGCTCCCTTTTTATTAAGCGAATAAGTTTTATACAGTAAAAAACTATTGTGGTTTAAGGTCTAGCCTATTTACAGAGTTTCCATCATTCTTTATTTTGAGAACCTCTTCAGCCGTAGTAGAAACTCTTATTAGGCTTTCATGAAAAGTACTTTCATCCGTCTTATTCTTAATCAAATTATAAACAAAGCTATCAAAAAAATCATCTTTTAAGATAAAGCAATAATCTAACTTTTTGCCATCAACTATTTCAAGAATATATTTCGAACTATGCTGATGATCACATACCAATAATTCGAACTGAATGGAAGGTACAACTTTCTTTATAAGTTCGGTAACTTCTTTAAGTTGAACATCTGAAAGAGGCTCCTCTACCCTAATTAAGATACTAAGTTTAGCAAACTGAAAACTCAAAAAATGACTTATTTTTACCAGAACGTAAAGTGTTTCCAAGTTCTTAAACTCTAACGCTACCAAACCTTTATTTTCTATCTTGATTTCATGCTGGAAAGGGATAATAGTTAAGTTATTGAAGTATGATTTATAGAGTTCCTCTAGAAAGCTACCAATACCGGCTCTTTTCTGAGTTCCTTCCAAACCTACTACAGTGGTAAAATAATCCCCTGTATTTAGTTTTTTCAGTAAATCCATTTTTTGGTCGCTCTTAAATAAGTAGGTACTAAAAGTCACCGAATTACTATGGCTAATTAGGAGTTCCTCTTTATAAAGTTTTAATTTTTCTTCTGCCTTATCATTACTATCCTCCACTAAATGTAGAATATCAATGGTAATATCAAAACTCCAAAAATTAAACAAAATAGTTTCTAATGCCTTTTTGGAATTCTCTGAAAAATCTGTGCAGTGTGCAATTTTAACCATTATGTTTAAGTAGCAATAAAGTCTCGAATTTATTAAGAATGACTATTTCATCAAATGATGAAGTTAATCAGAATATCGACAAAAATAAACTCAAAACACATAAAATAATCTAATATGGTAATTAACAACAATAGCCAGTAAACCCTTACTAAACAGCAGATTAAATAATATCATATTAAGATAAACCAGTATTACATCAAAGTCTAAAAATATATTTAAACAATTTTATTGATGTCTTTAAATATAACGCAATAATCAAATTGTTCCTTTTTACCCTCCTCCAAAACTCGATTTATACAATTCTTAGGATTATGTATTAGCAGCTCTATTTTTAAAACAGGTAGTATTCTCGCTAAAAATGTTTCAATTTCTAAAACTTGAGGAGGGCAAAGGTCTTATTTGACTCTACTTAACACCGTTAATTTAGAAAACTGAAAATCTAGCTTTTTAGCTTCATAAGTTTATAAAACTTTCCGAACTCTTCATAAAGGACAAAGTCATCTAAGCCGACATAAAAAAACAGCCTCATCCATAAGGACAAAGCTGCTCGTTTTATATTGAATATTATTTTATCCGAAATTGCAAATATCTATTCTAACTTCAAGTTAATCTGGTTCAAAGGATTATCACCGCTCTTTAATTTATGAATGTCTTCTGGTGCAGTACTCATCCTGACTACACGCTCCTTAAAAGTATTTCCAGCAGGCTTATTTACTATCATATTATAAATGCAAGAATCAAAATAATCGCCTTTGAATATGATATAATAATCAAGTTGTTTCTCTTTTATTCCTTTGGTAATGAAATTTGTACAAATCTCAGGATTATAGACCAGTAACTCTATCTCTAAAGAAGGTAATACCTTCCTTAAAAAAGCTTCAATTTCTAAAACTTGAACCTGAGCAATGTCTTCTTTCACTCTAACTAAAACAGTCAATTTGGAGAACTGAAAATCTAGGAAATTTTTAACTTGCACTATAGCGTAGAACTCTTCTATGTTTTCATATTCTACTGCCACCAAAACTTTGTTTTCAATTTTGATTTCGTGCCAAAAAGGAACTATTGTCATGTTCCCTAAATAAGACTTATAGAGCTCCTCCAGAAAACTACCTATTCCTGCAGTTTCTCCAATCCCTTCCAAACCAGCTATTGTTGCATAATAACCTTCCGAATTTAATTGACTAATTAGAGCCTCTTTTTCGCTTGTCTCAAACAAGTATACTTTAAAAGCCACTCTAGTCCCATGGGAGCTTATAAGCTCTTTTTTATAAGCTTCTAATCTGGCTGCGGCTTTAGCATAATCTCCCTCTACCAAGTGAATGATATCTATAGTAATATCAAAACTCCAAAAATTGAACAAAATAGCTTCTAATGCCTTTTCTGAATTCTTAGAAAAATCTGTGCAATGTGCTATTTTAACCATTGATTTATATTAGTAAGCTGTCTTTAATCGTCTGTTTATGACGTGGAAATAGTCTTAAATTGATGTAAATCTAGTGAGACTAAATGCGTATCCCCAAAAACCACACAAGTACTTAGCAAGCGGATACAAGAGGCTATTAATGCTATAAAAGCAAATTAAGTCACTCCCAAGGGCACATTCGTAGTGGTTTCGGGAGTAATCTGACATACAAATGCCCCATCAATAATAAGATGAGGCAACCCCTTCAATACCCAATATTTGAATATTATTTTAGCTGAAAATGTTAATATCTATTCTGACCTCAAGTTAATCTGCTCTATTGAATTTTCACCGCTCTTTAGTTTAAGAAGTTCTTCGTGTGGTGTATTTATTCTGATTACACGTTCCTTATAGGTACTTACCGCAGGCTTGTTTACTATCATAGTATAAATGCAAGAATCGAAATAATCATCTTTAAATAGGATATAATAATCAAGTTGTCTCTTTTTAATTCCGACCTCTATGAAATGTGTGCATTCTTCAGGATTATGTATGAGAAGTTCTATTGCCAAAGAAGGTAGTATTTTGAATAATAAAGCTTCAATCTCTAACACCTGGCTCGGAGCCAACTCTTCTTTCACTCTTATTAAAACAGTCAATTTAGAAAACTGAAAATTCAAGAAGTTTTTGAACTTGATAAGAACATAAAGCCCTTCCTTATTTTCATACTCCACTGCCACAAAAACCTTGTTTTCAATCTTGATTTCGTGCAAATAAGGAACTATGGTCATGCTACCCAAATGAGACTTATAAAGTTCAGATAGGAAACTCCCTATACCTGCCTTCCCTCCGGTTCCTTCTAAACCAACTATGGTACCGTAATAACCTTCTGTATTTAAGTGCTTAATTAGGCACTCTTTTTGATTTTCCTCAAACAAACAAGTTTTAAAGCTTACCCTAGTTCCATGAGAATTTTTGAGTTCTTCTTTATAAGCCTCTAAGCTAGCAGCAGCTTTTGTATAATCTCCCTCCACCAAATGAAGGATATCTACAGAAATATCAAAACTCCAAAAACTAAATAGAATAGCCTCTAATGCTCTTTCGGCATTCTTAGAAAAATCTGTACAATGTGCTATCTTGACCATCTTTATGAGAAAGCTATGTGTTGAAGGCTAAAAGACAATAATACTAAGACTAAACAGGCATTTCTAGAAAAAAGGTAAGATTTTCGCAAGCTAAAACAAGGATTTGAAAACTAGTGCAGAATTAGTTAAACAAAACAAACTTTGAGATAAAAAAGTATCATAAAAAGCCCCGCACTTCGTATAGAGGTACGGGGCTTTTTATAATAATAGATTGCTACTTCTATTTGTTAGAAAACGAAACTTCGTCTAACTTCATTAAATAATCATTTGAAGTAGCATCAGCATTTCTAAACACTAAATACACATCATGAAAACCAGCAGCATTTGCAGGTACATTCAGCGTAGCTTTAGAACTGTTTTGTCTTCTCCAGTCTTTCATACTAACACCAGCAGGTGGCCTT
This sequence is a window from Arcticibacterium luteifluviistationis. Protein-coding genes within it:
- the rlmN gene encoding 23S rRNA (adenine(2503)-C(2))-methyltransferase RlmN produces the protein MGDKKIDIRGLSKIKLTDWFLAEGEKNFRANQVWEWLWQKSAISFEEMSNLSIGLRDKLNEHFVINPVRIDSSQFSSDRTIKSGFKLFDGHLVEGVLIPTPKRMTACVSSQVGCSLSCKFCATGYMKKERNLTAAEIYDQVVLIKKQAEDNYQAPLTNVVYMGMGEPLLNYAGTLGSIEKLTAPDGLNWSPKRITVSTAGIAKMIRKLGDDKVKFNLALSLHAANDEKRNQIMPINESNTLANLRDALNYFYQETGNQITLEYIVFHGFNDKLEDAQELLDFVKRVPSKVNIIEYNPIAEANYQNADTEAIDKFANFLEKRGVTVNVRRSRGKDIDAACGQLAIKEQ